A genomic window from Nocardioides rotundus includes:
- a CDS encoding DUF1707 domain-containing protein, translated as MGEMDRRPPHDPSQLRVSDADREKVAEVLRRAAGDGRLEMHELDERLGATYAAKTYADLVPITVDLPEHPGRVGPAAPQRRPASAPATASHASSWAVMGDCKRRGSWRVPERHTALSLMGSVLLDLREATLDADTTHITANAVMGDVKVYVDAHTHVVVDGVPIMGDFKQSRDKVPFEPRAGSPTVVVKGMSLMGSVSVVRLPPPGTPRKILGTY; from the coding sequence ATGGGCGAGATGGACCGGCGGCCTCCGCACGACCCGTCCCAGCTGCGCGTCTCCGACGCGGACCGGGAGAAGGTCGCCGAGGTGCTGCGCCGAGCCGCGGGGGACGGGCGGCTGGAGATGCACGAGCTGGACGAGCGGCTGGGGGCGACGTACGCCGCCAAGACCTATGCCGACCTGGTGCCGATCACCGTCGACCTGCCCGAGCATCCCGGCCGCGTCGGTCCCGCCGCCCCTCAGCGCCGTCCGGCCTCGGCCCCGGCGACGGCGAGCCACGCGAGCTCGTGGGCGGTCATGGGCGACTGCAAGCGACGCGGGTCGTGGCGGGTCCCCGAGCGGCACACGGCGCTCTCGCTGATGGGGTCGGTGCTGCTGGACCTGCGCGAGGCGACTCTGGACGCCGACACCACCCACATCACCGCGAACGCGGTCATGGGAGACGTGAAGGTGTACGTCGACGCGCACACGCACGTGGTGGTCGACGGCGTGCCGATCATGGGGGACTTCAAGCAGTCGCGGGACAAGGTGCCCTTCGAGCCGCGAGCCGGCTCGCCGACGGTCGTGGTGAAGGGGATGTCCCTCATGGGCTCGGTGAGCGTCGTACGCCTGCCTCCGCCCGGCACGCCCCGGAAGATCCTCGGGACCTACTGA
- a CDS encoding thiamine phosphate synthase — MIPRVVVLTDRTQLPPGRSLAEQLVACLGAGLDSVILREHDLPPVERSGLLTYLNHAGLCVLSSRLPDPVAAGIHLASDQPAPVRGSKQVRFGRSCHSAEEVCRAAAEGARWATLSPFGASDSKPGYGPPVPAEGFATEADIPVLALGGIDPDTAADARAAGAHGVAVMGAVMRADDPARVVAELLEATR; from the coding sequence ATGATCCCCCGGGTCGTGGTGCTCACCGACCGCACCCAGCTGCCGCCCGGTCGTAGCCTGGCCGAGCAGCTGGTGGCCTGCCTCGGGGCGGGGCTGGACAGCGTGATCCTGCGCGAGCACGACCTGCCGCCGGTGGAGCGGTCGGGGCTGCTGACCTACCTCAACCACGCGGGTCTGTGCGTGCTGTCCTCCCGGCTGCCCGACCCGGTGGCCGCCGGGATCCACCTCGCCTCGGACCAGCCGGCTCCGGTGCGCGGGTCCAAGCAGGTCCGGTTCGGCCGCTCCTGCCACTCCGCCGAGGAGGTGTGCCGGGCCGCCGCGGAGGGCGCCCGGTGGGCGACCCTCTCGCCCTTCGGCGCGAGTGACAGCAAGCCGGGGTACGGCCCGCCCGTCCCCGCGGAGGGCTTCGCCACCGAGGCGGACATCCCGGTGCTCGCCCTCGGCGGCATCGATCCCGACACCGCCGCGGACGCCCGGGCCGCGGGCGCACACGGCGTCGCCGTCATGGGTGCCGTGATGCGGGCCGACGACCCCGCCCGGGTCGTCGCCGAGCTGCTGGAGGCGACGCGATGA
- a CDS encoding thiazole synthase, with protein sequence MSALTIAGETLGSRLFLGTGGLPRPALLGPVLEAARPSLVTVSVRRTSSLASGGLLGTLREHGARLLPNTAGCRSAREAVTTAELAREALGTDWVKLEVIGDETSLMPDVVEMLEAAEQLVARGFTVLPYSTEDAVVARRLVDAGCAAVMPLGSPIGSGLGVLNPYAIEAVVAAVDVPVVLDAGVGTASDAALAMELGCSAVLAATSITRADDPVAMATALRLAVEAGHTAYGAGRIPRRAVARASSPMAGRIA encoded by the coding sequence ATGAGCGCGCTGACCATCGCCGGGGAGACCCTGGGCTCCCGGCTGTTCCTGGGGACCGGCGGGCTGCCGCGGCCGGCGCTGCTGGGTCCGGTGCTGGAGGCCGCGCGACCCTCGCTGGTGACCGTCTCGGTCCGCCGTACCTCCTCCCTGGCCTCCGGCGGCCTGCTCGGCACGCTGCGCGAGCACGGCGCCCGGCTGCTGCCCAACACCGCCGGCTGCCGGTCCGCCCGCGAGGCCGTCACCACCGCCGAGCTGGCCCGCGAGGCGCTCGGCACCGACTGGGTGAAGCTGGAGGTCATCGGCGACGAGACCAGCCTGATGCCCGACGTGGTCGAGATGCTGGAGGCCGCCGAGCAGCTGGTCGCCCGCGGCTTCACCGTGCTGCCCTACTCCACCGAGGACGCGGTGGTCGCGCGCCGGCTCGTCGACGCCGGCTGTGCGGCGGTGATGCCGCTCGGCAGCCCGATCGGCTCCGGCCTGGGGGTGCTCAACCCGTATGCCATCGAGGCGGTCGTCGCCGCGGTCGACGTGCCGGTGGTGCTCGATGCCGGGGTCGGCACGGCGAGCGACGCGGCACTCGCGATGGAGCTCGGCTGCTCCGCCGTCCTGGCGGCGACCTCGATCACCCGCGCGGACGACCCGGTGGCGATGGCGACGGCGCTGCGGCTGGCCGTCGAGGCCGGGCACACGGCGTACGGCGCGGGCCGGATCCCGCGGCGCGCGGTGGCGCGAGCGTCGAGCCCGATGGCCGGGAGGATCGCATGA
- a CDS encoding thiamine phosphate synthase — protein sequence MVTTFSDTGSTRPARAVPRLFCLVSGADQLALLPALALAGVDGFQVREKGGSTRDLVGLTRHVIGAVRPHGAAVVVNDRLDVALAVGADGVHLGQDDLPVAAAHAMAPNLLVGATCRDRGDCRKAVAEGASYAGFGPLFATTSKDGLPDPLGPQALTGAAGLLPLIGIGGVDAAGAKEARDAGAHGVAVIGAIWRQPDPLSAAEELVRAVA from the coding sequence ATGGTCACCACGTTCTCCGACACGGGGAGCACCCGCCCCGCGCGCGCTGTCCCGCGGCTGTTCTGCCTGGTCTCGGGCGCCGACCAGCTCGCCCTGCTCCCGGCGCTCGCCCTGGCCGGCGTCGACGGCTTCCAGGTCCGGGAGAAGGGCGGCAGCACGCGCGACCTGGTGGGCCTGACCCGCCACGTCATCGGCGCGGTCCGCCCGCACGGCGCCGCCGTCGTGGTCAACGACCGGCTCGACGTGGCCCTCGCCGTGGGTGCCGACGGGGTGCACCTGGGCCAGGACGACCTCCCGGTCGCCGCTGCGCACGCGATGGCGCCCAACCTGCTGGTCGGCGCGACCTGCCGGGACCGCGGCGACTGCCGGAAGGCGGTGGCCGAGGGAGCGTCGTACGCCGGCTTCGGGCCGCTGTTCGCGACGACGTCCAAGGACGGCCTGCCCGACCCGCTCGGACCCCAGGCGCTCACCGGCGCCGCCGGCCTGCTGCCGCTCATCGGCATCGGCGGGGTCGACGCGGCCGGCGCCAAGGAGGCCCGCGACGCGGGCGCGCACGGGGTCGCGGTGATCGGCGCGATCTGGCGACAACCCGACCCACTCTCGGCAGCGGAGGAGCTGGTGCGGGCGGTGGCCTGA
- a CDS encoding FAD-dependent oxidoreductase: protein MRVHVLGAGIVGLACADELRRRGHDVAVVDPAPGSGATYAAAGMLSPAGEAWYGEPDVHRLGLRSAAMWPEYADRLGVPLQRNGTLLVGLDPGDLQQVQRQADLLAGLGVAVDLLDGREARRLEPTLARVAGAATLPDDHSVAPRAVVAALMERVPVTAAPPDEVPDLRLVATGACLPEPWRHLVHGVRGEILRARTDDPPTRVLRSWVRGEPVYVVPRPGGEVVVGATVEEHDEPPVATLGGVERLLTAARQLVPGLDRAELLEVTARDRPATADRLPLVGPVDERTWLAAGHFRHGVLLAPLTAQLVADGVEGGAVDPALDPRRLEET, encoded by the coding sequence ATGCGCGTCCACGTCCTCGGCGCCGGCATCGTCGGCCTCGCCTGCGCCGACGAGCTCCGGCGGCGCGGCCACGATGTCGCCGTCGTCGACCCCGCCCCGGGCAGCGGCGCGACCTACGCCGCCGCCGGCATGCTCTCGCCGGCCGGCGAGGCGTGGTACGGCGAGCCCGACGTCCACCGCCTGGGCCTGCGCAGTGCCGCGATGTGGCCGGAGTACGCCGACCGGCTGGGCGTGCCCCTGCAGCGGAACGGCACGCTGCTGGTCGGGCTCGACCCCGGCGACCTGCAACAGGTGCAGCGCCAGGCCGACCTGCTCGCCGGGCTCGGCGTTGCCGTCGACCTGCTCGACGGGCGCGAGGCGCGCCGGCTCGAGCCCACGCTCGCCCGGGTCGCCGGCGCCGCGACGCTCCCGGACGACCACAGCGTCGCCCCGCGCGCCGTGGTCGCCGCGCTAATGGAGCGGGTCCCGGTGACCGCCGCGCCGCCCGACGAGGTCCCCGACCTGCGCCTGGTCGCCACCGGCGCCTGTCTCCCGGAGCCGTGGCGGCACCTGGTGCACGGTGTGCGCGGGGAGATCCTGCGCGCCCGCACCGACGATCCGCCCACCCGGGTGCTGCGCTCGTGGGTGCGCGGCGAGCCGGTCTACGTCGTCCCGCGGCCCGGCGGCGAGGTCGTCGTCGGCGCCACGGTCGAGGAGCACGACGAGCCGCCGGTCGCGACCCTCGGCGGGGTCGAGCGGCTGCTCACCGCCGCTCGCCAGCTCGTGCCGGGCCTGGACCGCGCCGAGCTGCTCGAGGTCACCGCCCGGGACCGCCCCGCCACCGCGGACCGGCTGCCGCTGGTCGGCCCGGTCGACGAGCGCACCTGGCTCGCCGCCGGCCACTTCCGCCATGGCGTCCTGCTCGCACCCCTGACCGCACAGCTGGTGGCCGACGGCGTCGAGGGCGGCGCCGTCGACCCCGCACTGGATCCCCGACGACTGGAGGAGACATGA
- a CDS encoding fumarate hydratase — MADAEFRYSDLLPTAGSNGADETPYRLLTTEGVSTVEVDGRTFLTVEPEAIRRLTEEAMHDISHYLRPGHLAQLRRIIDDPEASGNDRFVALDLLKNVNISAGGVLPMCQDTGTAIVMGKKSEGVLTGADDGEAVSRGVYDAYTRLNLRYSQLAPLSTFEERNTGSNLPAQVEIYSTPATEVPEYKFLFMAKGGGSANKSFLFQETKAVLNPTRLMEFLDEKIRSLGTAACPPYHLAVVIGGTSAEYALKTAKLASAHYLDDLPTEGSMSAHGIRDTDLEQQVFELTQSFGIGAQFGGKYFCHDVRVVRLPRHGASVPVALAVSCSADRQALGKITPEGVFLEQLETDPAQFMPTDGVSDEIAGGEVVPIDLRRPMPEILAELSQHPVKTRLSLTGPLVVARDIAHAKIKERLDAGEEMPDYLRDHPVYYAGPAKTPDGMPSGSFGPTTAGRMDSYVEQFQAAGGSMVMLAKGNRSQQVTEACAAHGGFYLGSIGGPAARLAQDCITSVSVLEYEELGMEAVWRIEVEDFPAFIVVDDKGNDFFTDPSGAVTVPISGIRVRSAE, encoded by the coding sequence GTGGCTGACGCAGAGTTCCGATACTCCGACCTCCTACCGACCGCGGGCTCGAACGGCGCCGACGAGACGCCGTACCGCCTCCTGACGACCGAGGGGGTCTCCACGGTCGAGGTCGACGGGCGGACCTTCCTCACCGTGGAGCCGGAGGCGATCCGGCGGCTGACCGAGGAGGCGATGCACGACATCAGCCACTACCTGCGCCCCGGCCACCTCGCGCAGCTGCGGCGGATCATCGACGACCCGGAAGCCTCCGGCAACGACCGCTTCGTCGCGCTCGACCTGCTCAAGAACGTCAACATCTCCGCCGGCGGCGTGCTGCCGATGTGCCAGGACACCGGCACCGCGATCGTCATGGGCAAGAAGTCCGAGGGGGTGCTCACCGGCGCCGACGACGGGGAGGCGGTCAGCCGCGGGGTGTACGACGCCTACACCCGCCTCAACCTGCGCTACTCCCAGCTGGCTCCGTTGTCGACCTTCGAGGAGAGGAACACCGGCAGCAACCTGCCGGCGCAGGTGGAGATCTACTCCACACCGGCGACCGAGGTGCCGGAGTACAAGTTCCTCTTCATGGCCAAGGGCGGCGGCTCGGCCAACAAGTCGTTCCTCTTCCAGGAGACCAAGGCCGTGCTGAACCCCACCCGGCTGATGGAGTTCCTGGACGAGAAGATCCGCTCCCTCGGCACGGCCGCGTGCCCGCCGTACCACCTCGCGGTGGTGATCGGGGGTACGTCGGCGGAGTACGCGCTGAAGACCGCGAAGCTCGCCTCCGCGCACTACCTCGACGACCTGCCGACCGAGGGCTCGATGAGCGCGCACGGGATCCGGGACACCGACCTGGAGCAACAGGTCTTCGAGCTGACCCAGTCCTTCGGGATCGGGGCGCAGTTCGGCGGGAAGTACTTCTGCCACGACGTCCGGGTGGTCCGACTGCCGCGGCACGGCGCGTCAGTGCCGGTGGCTCTGGCGGTGTCGTGCTCGGCGGACCGGCAGGCCCTGGGCAAGATCACGCCGGAGGGCGTCTTCCTGGAGCAGCTGGAGACCGACCCGGCGCAGTTCATGCCCACCGACGGCGTCTCCGACGAGATCGCCGGCGGCGAGGTCGTGCCGATCGACCTGCGCCGGCCGATGCCGGAGATCCTCGCCGAGCTGTCACAACACCCGGTGAAGACCCGGCTCTCGCTGACCGGGCCGCTGGTGGTGGCGCGCGACATCGCGCACGCCAAGATCAAGGAGCGGCTGGACGCCGGTGAGGAGATGCCCGACTACCTCCGCGACCACCCCGTCTACTACGCCGGCCCGGCCAAGACCCCCGACGGGATGCCGTCGGGGTCCTTCGGGCCGACGACGGCGGGACGGATGGACTCCTACGTCGAGCAGTTCCAGGCGGCCGGCGGCTCGATGGTGATGCTCGCCAAGGGCAACCGCTCCCAGCAGGTCACCGAGGCGTGCGCCGCCCACGGCGGGTTCTACCTCGGGTCGATCGGCGGCCCCGCCGCCCGGCTCGCCCAGGACTGCATCACCTCGGTCTCGGTGCTGGAGTACGAGGAGCTCGGCATGGAGGCCGTGTGGAGGATCGAGGTCGAGGACTTCCCCGCCTTCATCGTGGTCGACGACAAGGGCAACGACTTCTTCACCGACCCCTCCGGCGCGGTCACCGTGCCGATCTCGGGGATCCGGGTGCGCTCCGCGGAGTAG
- the thiC gene encoding phosphomethylpyrimidine synthase ThiC yields the protein MTVHPAHERVLVGDRQVPVTRVTLTNGDTFDRYCTEGPGSDPERGLPPLRADWLAGRGDDEAVPGRNVTQMHRARQGEITEEMQYVAAREGCDVELVRSEIAAGRAIIPANVNHPESEPMIIGRRFLVKVNANIGNSAVKSSIAEEVEKLTWAVTWGADTVMDLSTGKDIHETREHILRNSPVPIGTVPLYQALEKVGGDAEKLSWEVFRETVLEQAEQGVDYMTIHAGVLLRYVPLTVDRVTGIVSRGGSIMAGWCLAHHEENFLYTHYDELCEIFAAYDISFSLGDGLRPGSVADANDDAQLAELRTLAELTQRAWEHDVQVMVEGPGHVPLHLVEENVRLQQDWCHGAPFYTLGPLATDIAPGYDHITSAIGAAAIAMHGTAMLCYVTPKEHLGLPDRDDVKTGVITYKLAAHAADVAKGHPRAREWDDELSKARFEFRWRDQFALSLDPHTAEAFHDETLPAEGAKTAHFCSMCGPKFCSMRISQDVRERFKEKSEEFLELGGTVYVDS from the coding sequence ATGACCGTCCACCCCGCCCACGAGCGCGTCCTGGTCGGTGACCGGCAGGTCCCGGTCACCCGCGTCACCCTGACCAACGGCGACACCTTCGACCGCTACTGCACCGAGGGCCCCGGCTCCGACCCCGAGCGCGGACTGCCGCCGCTGCGCGCCGACTGGCTCGCCGGCCGCGGCGACGACGAGGCCGTCCCGGGGCGCAACGTCACCCAGATGCACCGCGCCCGGCAGGGGGAGATCACCGAGGAGATGCAGTACGTCGCCGCGCGCGAGGGCTGCGATGTCGAGCTGGTGCGCTCCGAGATCGCCGCCGGCCGGGCGATCATCCCCGCGAACGTGAACCACCCGGAGTCCGAGCCGATGATCATCGGCCGCCGGTTCCTGGTGAAGGTGAACGCCAACATCGGCAACTCCGCGGTGAAGTCCAGCATCGCCGAAGAGGTCGAGAAGCTCACCTGGGCGGTGACCTGGGGCGCGGACACCGTGATGGACCTCTCCACCGGCAAGGACATCCACGAGACCCGCGAGCACATCCTGCGCAACAGCCCGGTGCCGATCGGCACGGTCCCGCTCTACCAGGCGCTGGAGAAGGTGGGCGGGGACGCCGAGAAGCTGAGCTGGGAGGTGTTCCGCGAGACCGTGCTGGAGCAGGCCGAGCAGGGCGTGGACTACATGACCATCCACGCGGGCGTGCTGTTGCGCTACGTGCCGCTCACCGTCGACCGGGTCACCGGGATCGTCTCCCGGGGCGGCTCGATCATGGCCGGCTGGTGCCTGGCCCACCACGAGGAGAACTTCCTCTACACCCACTACGACGAGCTTTGCGAGATCTTCGCGGCCTACGACATCTCCTTCAGCCTCGGCGACGGGCTGCGGCCCGGCAGCGTGGCGGACGCCAACGACGACGCGCAGCTCGCCGAGCTGCGCACGCTGGCCGAGCTCACGCAGCGGGCCTGGGAGCACGACGTCCAGGTGATGGTGGAGGGGCCCGGGCACGTCCCGCTGCACCTGGTGGAGGAGAACGTCAGGCTGCAGCAGGACTGGTGCCACGGTGCGCCGTTCTACACCCTCGGCCCGCTCGCCACCGACATCGCGCCCGGCTACGACCACATCACCAGCGCGATCGGTGCGGCGGCGATCGCCATGCACGGCACCGCGATGCTCTGCTACGTCACGCCCAAGGAGCACCTCGGCCTGCCGGACCGGGACGACGTCAAGACCGGCGTCATCACCTACAAGCTCGCCGCGCACGCCGCGGACGTGGCCAAGGGGCACCCGCGGGCGCGGGAGTGGGACGACGAGCTGTCCAAGGCGCGCTTCGAGTTCCGCTGGCGCGACCAGTTCGCGCTGTCCCTGGACCCGCACACCGCGGAGGCCTTCCACGACGAGACGCTCCCGGCCGAGGGCGCCAAGACCGCGCACTTCTGCTCCATGTGCGGGCCCAAGTTCTGCTCGATGCGGATCAGCCAGGACGTGCGGGAGCGCTTCAAGGAGAAGTCCGAGGAGTTCCTGGAGCTCGGCGGGACGGTGTACGTCGACAGCTGA
- a CDS encoding spermine/spermidine synthase domain-containing protein has product MQYTEVARADSERGELVLRERREDGSRPVLELRANGVFVMDTEETSSETELGALALGLVEDPRDVVIGGLGLGYTLRRVLADPRVERVTVVEVEEALIGWMRDGTVPHGPALLADRRVRIVNADIAMAIAEAREKHDLLLLDVDNGPGYLVHEDNAGLYSPAMLEPCRGLLADGGVVVIWSANPAPELLGALDGVFGNAEELPQQVLLQDRPEHYYLYVSRR; this is encoded by the coding sequence ATGCAGTACACCGAGGTGGCGCGGGCGGACTCCGAGCGCGGCGAGCTCGTCCTGCGCGAGCGCCGGGAGGACGGGTCGCGGCCGGTGCTGGAGCTGCGCGCCAACGGCGTCTTCGTGATGGACACGGAGGAGACCTCCTCGGAGACCGAGCTGGGCGCGCTGGCGCTGGGTCTGGTCGAGGACCCGCGCGACGTGGTCATCGGCGGGCTGGGGCTCGGCTACACGCTGCGCCGCGTGCTGGCCGACCCGCGGGTGGAGCGGGTGACCGTGGTCGAGGTCGAGGAGGCGCTGATCGGCTGGATGCGCGACGGCACCGTCCCGCACGGCCCGGCCCTCCTCGCCGACCGGCGGGTGCGGATCGTCAACGCCGACATCGCGATGGCGATCGCCGAGGCGCGGGAGAAGCACGACCTGCTGCTGCTCGACGTCGACAACGGCCCGGGCTACCTGGTGCACGAGGACAACGCCGGCCTCTACTCCCCCGCGATGCTCGAGCCGTGCCGCGGCCTGCTCGCGGACGGCGGTGTGGTGGTGATCTGGTCGGCGAACCCGGCGCCCGAGCTGCTGGGCGCGCTCGACGGGGTGTTCGGCAACGCCGAGGAGCTCCCCCAGCAGGTGCTGCTGCAGGACCGCCCCGAGCACTACTACCTGTACGTCAGCCGCCGCTGA
- the thiS gene encoding sulfur carrier protein ThiS — protein sequence MRITLNGEPATTPAATVHELLGELPDGQAVAINGEVVPRSAHAEHRLADGDEVEVVQAVAGG from the coding sequence ATGAGGATCACCCTGAACGGCGAGCCGGCCACCACGCCGGCGGCCACCGTCCACGAGCTGCTGGGCGAGCTGCCCGACGGCCAGGCGGTGGCGATCAACGGCGAGGTCGTGCCGCGCTCGGCGCACGCCGAGCACCGGCTGGCCGACGGCGACGAGGTCGAGGTCGTGCAGGCGGTGGCGGGCGGATGA
- the thiD gene encoding bifunctional hydroxymethylpyrimidine kinase/phosphomethylpyrimidine kinase, with translation MSGTPPVVLTVAGTDSGGAAGITADVATIGHLGAHAACVVSAVTAQDTTGVSAVHPVPPDIVAAQVEAVLGDLPVTAVKTGMLGSGEVVALIAERLGHLPLVVDPVLVATSGAVLGDEEVVGAYLEHLLPAAAVVTPNLDEARTLAGHDAPPEELAEELAGLGCAVVVTGGDEGGTDWVAVPGGSAVPLAHEHVDTANDHGTGCTFSSALAAALAHRPGGGRLPDADELTAAVRRAAAYTTHQLRAGSGWRLGRGRGPIPHIPPATETEEIA, from the coding sequence ATGAGCGGCACGCCCCCCGTCGTCCTCACCGTCGCGGGCACCGACTCCGGCGGCGCCGCCGGGATCACCGCCGACGTCGCCACCATCGGCCACCTCGGGGCGCATGCCGCCTGCGTGGTCTCGGCGGTGACCGCCCAGGACACCACCGGCGTGAGCGCCGTCCACCCGGTCCCGCCGGACATCGTGGCCGCCCAGGTCGAGGCCGTGCTCGGCGACCTGCCGGTGACCGCGGTCAAGACCGGGATGCTGGGCTCCGGCGAGGTGGTCGCGCTGATCGCCGAGCGCCTGGGTCACCTCCCGCTGGTCGTCGACCCGGTGCTCGTGGCCACCAGCGGCGCCGTGCTCGGGGACGAGGAGGTGGTCGGGGCCTACCTCGAGCACCTGCTGCCCGCCGCGGCGGTCGTGACCCCGAACCTCGACGAGGCACGCACCCTGGCCGGCCACGACGCTCCCCCCGAGGAGCTCGCCGAGGAGCTCGCCGGGCTCGGGTGCGCGGTCGTGGTCACCGGCGGCGACGAGGGCGGCACCGACTGGGTCGCCGTCCCCGGCGGCAGCGCCGTACCCCTGGCCCACGAGCACGTCGACACCGCCAACGACCACGGCACCGGGTGCACGTTCAGCAGCGCCCTGGCCGCCGCGCTCGCCCACCGGCCCGGCGGAGGCCGGCTGCCCGACGCCGACGAGCTGACCGCGGCGGTCCGCCGCGCGGCGGCGTACACCACCCACCAGCTGCGCGCCGGCTCCGGCTGGCGCCTGGGCCGCGGTCGCGGCCCGATCCCGCACATCCCACCCGCAACCGAGACAGAGGAGATCGCATGA
- a CDS encoding NAD(P)-binding domain-containing protein produces MEIWDSIVVGAGQAGLGASYHLRRRGIEHLVLDGNPAPGGAWQHRWDSLTMDDVHGVADLPDAVAPDRSERRANEVVPGYFADYERLHDLPVLRPVRVDRVEPDGDLLRVRAGDRSWRTRTLVNATGTWTRPFVPHYPGIETFAGEQFHTASYPGREHLRGRRVLVVGGGASAVQFIGELAPIADTLWVTRRPPVWREDFDAAAGLRAVTAVEERVRRGLPPASVVSVTGLALRPQEQEAAELGAYDRHPMFARIEPRGVRWADGAFEPVDVIVWATGFRPAVDHLAPLALRSPEGGIALEPVPGKVQGATTAVRDPRIQLVGYGPSASTIGASRAGRQAALAVERALRDAAGVERAG; encoded by the coding sequence ATGGAGATCTGGGACTCGATCGTGGTCGGCGCCGGTCAGGCCGGTCTCGGGGCGTCCTACCACCTGCGGCGCAGGGGGATCGAGCACCTGGTGCTCGACGGCAACCCGGCGCCCGGCGGCGCCTGGCAGCATCGCTGGGACTCGCTGACCATGGACGACGTGCACGGGGTCGCCGATCTGCCGGACGCGGTGGCGCCGGACCGCTCGGAGCGGCGCGCGAACGAGGTCGTGCCCGGATACTTCGCCGACTACGAGCGGCTGCACGACCTGCCGGTGCTGCGCCCGGTGCGCGTCGACCGGGTCGAGCCCGACGGGGACCTGCTGCGGGTCCGGGCCGGCGACCGGTCGTGGCGGACCCGCACCCTGGTCAACGCCACCGGCACCTGGACCCGGCCGTTCGTGCCGCACTACCCGGGGATCGAGACCTTCGCTGGGGAGCAGTTCCACACCGCGAGCTACCCCGGGCGCGAGCACCTGCGGGGGCGCCGGGTGCTGGTCGTCGGCGGCGGCGCCTCGGCGGTCCAGTTCATCGGGGAGCTGGCGCCCATCGCCGACACCCTGTGGGTGACCCGCCGACCACCCGTGTGGCGCGAGGACTTCGACGCCGCGGCCGGCCTGCGGGCGGTCACCGCGGTCGAGGAGCGGGTACGGCGCGGCCTGCCGCCCGCGAGCGTCGTCAGCGTCACCGGCCTGGCGCTGCGACCCCAGGAGCAGGAGGCCGCGGAGCTCGGGGCCTACGACCGGCACCCGATGTTCGCCCGGATCGAGCCGCGCGGAGTCCGGTGGGCCGACGGCGCCTTCGAGCCCGTGGACGTGATCGTGTGGGCCACCGGCTTCCGGCCGGCCGTCGACCACCTGGCGCCGCTGGCGTTGCGCTCGCCCGAGGGCGGGATCGCGCTCGAGCCGGTGCCGGGCAAAGTGCAGGGCGCGACGACCGCCGTACGCGACCCGCGGATCCAACTCGTCGGCTACGGTCCCTCGGCCTCCACCATCGGCGCCTCCCGGGCCGGGCGGCAGGCCGCCTTGGCGGTCGAGCGAGCGCTGCGGGACGCCGCCGGGGTCGAGCGCGCCGGCTGA